The proteins below are encoded in one region of Bacillus alveayuensis:
- a CDS encoding ribonucleoside-diphosphate reductase alpha chain (product_source=KO:K00525; cath_funfam=3.20.70.20; cog=COG0209; ko=KO:K00525; pfam=PF00317,PF02867; superfamily=51998; tigrfam=TIGR02504) — MTVGLNEQLKIDVDKLNKDISIFPQVHPITEDMHITHKGVSRLVMLDRYAFKDTEKITLTEGDFVVLTIKEDPKFPARGLGYILEIDWESKKAKVQVEEEFRHTLDHPEEAESGIIVRSLDVIEKPLEIYYEQIAKRNATGLSAVEKTEEKRQEWFEKFYEELVKLNFIPAGRVLYGAGSGTDVTYFNCYVMPFIKDSREGISEHRKQVMEIMSRGGGVGTNGSTLRPRNTLARGVNGKSSGSVSWLDDIAKLTHLVEQGGSRRGAQMIMLADWHPDIIEFIVSKMQNPRILRYLIENTNDEGIKKAAEDKLKFKPLSEQEREMYQGIVNFKNVPGRGGFSEKIIKDAELKLRLGGTYTVHNPDFLTGANISVCITNEFMQAVEEDAEYELRFPDVESYDEEEMKIYNEKWHEVGDVREWEKMGYKVRTYRKIKARELWNLINICATYSAEPGIFFIDNANEMTNAKAYGQKVVATNPCGEQPLAPYSVCNLAAVNLAQMADKKNKTVDFDQLKRTVEVGVRMQDNVIDSTPYFLEENKKQALGERRIGLGVMGLHDLLIYCETEYGSEEGNKLVDKIFETIATTAYRASIELAKEKGSFPFLVGETEEETKRLREAFIHTGYMKKMPEDIREGIKKYGIRNSHLLTVAPTGSTGTMVGVSTGLEPYFSFSYFRSGRLGKFIEVKADIVQEYLNEHPEADPNNLPHWFVSAMDLTPEAHADVQCVIQRWIDSSISKTVNAPKGYTVDQVKKVYERLYKGGAKGGTVYVDGSRDTQVLSLKAEENTFEDDHQVEMKDNKGKVVLMNTVQDLRSTDVTFGNEIGNTCPVCREGTVEEIGGCNTCTNCGAQLKCGL, encoded by the coding sequence ATGACTGTTGGGCTAAATGAGCAATTAAAAATTGACGTGGACAAGTTGAATAAAGATATTAGCATATTTCCTCAAGTACATCCGATAACGGAGGATATGCATATTACCCATAAAGGTGTATCTCGACTTGTCATGCTGGATCGTTATGCCTTTAAAGATACGGAAAAAATTACATTAACTGAGGGAGACTTTGTCGTTTTAACAATTAAAGAAGATCCAAAATTTCCAGCACGTGGTTTAGGATATATTTTAGAAATCGATTGGGAAAGCAAAAAAGCAAAAGTGCAAGTAGAGGAAGAGTTTCGTCATACGCTAGATCATCCAGAGGAAGCTGAGTCTGGCATTATTGTTCGCTCATTAGATGTCATTGAAAAACCGCTAGAAATTTACTATGAACAAATTGCCAAGCGAAATGCAACAGGATTGTCTGCCGTTGAAAAAACAGAGGAGAAGCGGCAGGAATGGTTTGAAAAATTTTATGAAGAATTAGTCAAATTAAACTTTATTCCTGCTGGCCGTGTCCTTTATGGTGCTGGATCCGGGACAGACGTTACGTATTTTAATTGTTATGTCATGCCGTTTATAAAAGATTCACGAGAAGGAATTTCTGAACACCGTAAACAGGTCATGGAAATTATGAGCCGTGGCGGAGGTGTAGGAACAAATGGTTCGACACTACGACCACGTAACACTCTTGCTCGTGGTGTGAATGGTAAATCCTCTGGTTCCGTTTCTTGGTTAGATGATATTGCCAAGCTCACCCATCTTGTTGAACAAGGTGGTTCACGCCGTGGAGCGCAAATGATTATGTTAGCAGATTGGCATCCTGACATCATTGAGTTTATCGTTTCTAAGATGCAAAATCCGCGTATTCTTCGTTATTTAATTGAAAATACAAATGACGAAGGAATAAAGAAAGCTGCTGAAGATAAATTAAAGTTTAAGCCGCTTTCCGAGCAAGAGCGTGAAATGTATCAAGGGATTGTGAACTTTAAAAACGTACCAGGTCGAGGAGGCTTTTCTGAAAAAATTATTAAAGATGCTGAATTAAAGCTTCGTTTAGGCGGCACATATACTGTTCATAATCCTGACTTTTTAACTGGTGCGAACATCTCTGTTTGCATCACAAACGAATTTATGCAAGCAGTGGAAGAAGATGCGGAGTACGAATTGCGCTTTCCTGACGTAGAAAGCTATGATGAAGAGGAAATGAAAATTTATAACGAAAAGTGGCATGAAGTCGGAGATGTCCGCGAATGGGAAAAAATGGGATATAAAGTGCGCACATATCGCAAAATAAAAGCGAGAGAATTATGGAACTTAATTAACATTTGTGCAACTTATTCGGCAGAACCTGGAATCTTCTTCATCGATAATGCAAATGAGATGACAAACGCAAAAGCATATGGACAAAAAGTCGTTGCCACAAACCCTTGTGGTGAACAGCCGCTTGCACCTTATAGTGTATGTAATTTAGCAGCAGTCAATCTTGCTCAAATGGCGGATAAGAAAAATAAAACGGTTGATTTTGATCAATTAAAGCGCACGGTTGAAGTCGGAGTGAGAATGCAAGATAATGTCATTGACTCCACACCTTATTTCTTAGAGGAAAATAAAAAACAGGCACTTGGAGAAAGACGCATCGGCTTAGGGGTAATGGGCTTGCACGATTTATTAATTTATTGTGAAACAGAATACGGCTCTGAAGAAGGTAATAAACTTGTTGATAAAATTTTTGAAACGATTGCCACGACGGCTTATAGAGCTTCTATTGAGTTAGCAAAAGAAAAAGGTAGCTTCCCGTTTTTAGTTGGGGAAACGGAAGAAGAAACGAAACGTTTACGTGAGGCATTTATTCATACAGGTTATATGAAGAAAATGCCAGAAGACATTCGTGAAGGTATCAAAAAATATGGTATTCGCAACTCCCATTTATTAACAGTTGCTCCAACAGGTAGTACGGGTACAATGGTAGGAGTGTCAACTGGTCTCGAACCATATTTCTCTTTCTCTTACTTCAGAAGTGGACGTCTCGGAAAATTCATTGAAGTGAAAGCAGATATCGTTCAGGAGTATTTAAATGAACATCCGGAAGCTGATCCAAATAATTTGCCACATTGGTTTGTATCTGCAATGGATTTAACACCAGAAGCACATGCAGATGTACAATGTGTGATTCAACGTTGGATTGACAGCTCCATTAGCAAGACTGTAAATGCACCAAAAGGATATACAGTAGACCAAGTAAAGAAAGTATATGAACGTCTGTATAAAGGTGGGGCAAAAGGCGGCACCGTTTATGTAGACGGTAGTCGTGATACACAAGTATTAAGTTTAAAGGCGGAAGAAAACACGTTTGAAGACGATCACCAAGTCGAAATGAAAGATAATAAAGGGAAAGTTGTTTTAATGAATACCGTTCAAGATCTCCGTTCCACAGATGTAACATTTGGAAATGAAATTGGGAATACATGCCCTGTATGCCGCGAGGGTACAGTAGAAGAAATTGGTGGATGTAACACTTGTACAAATTGTGGCGCACAACTAAAATGTGGTTTATAG
- a CDS encoding Mn-dependent DtxR family transcriptional regulator (product_source=COG1321; cath_funfam=1.10.10.10,1.10.60.10; cog=COG1321; pfam=PF01325,PF02742; smart=SM00529; superfamily=46785,47979): MPTPSMEDYIEQIYLLIEEKGYARVSDIAEALSVHPSSVTKMVQKLDKDEYLIYEKYRGLVLTSKGKKIGKRLVYRHELLEQFMRIIGVDENNIYNDVEGIEHHLSWNAIDRIGDLVQYFEEDKDRIEMLRQVQRRNEIENG; this comes from the coding sequence ATGCCAACACCAAGCATGGAAGATTATATCGAACAAATTTATTTATTAATAGAAGAAAAAGGGTATGCGCGTGTTTCAGATATAGCTGAAGCTTTGTCTGTTCATCCTTCTTCTGTTACGAAAATGGTGCAAAAGCTTGATAAAGATGAGTATTTAATTTATGAAAAATATCGTGGACTCGTTTTAACCTCTAAAGGAAAAAAAATAGGGAAACGACTCGTATATCGCCATGAACTGCTCGAACAGTTTATGCGGATCATTGGTGTTGATGAAAATAATATATACAATGATGTTGAAGGAATTGAACATCACTTAAGCTGGAATGCGATTGATCGAATCGGTGATTTAGTTCAATATTTTGAAGAAGATAAAGATCGCATCGAAATGTTACGGCAAGTACAGCGTCGCAATGAAATAGAAAATGGATAA
- a CDS encoding NTE family protein (product_source=KO:K07001; cath_funfam=1.10.166.10; cog=COG1752; ko=KO:K07001; pfam=PF01734; superfamily=52151) — translation MYIDGVFSGGGIKGFALIGAYQAIEEQGIRFVRVAGTSAGSILAAFIAAGYTSNEVFNIMESIDLKFFLDERKTLIPSKIMKWLTIYWKMGLYKGENLENWLHEKLKAKGVTTFADLKKGALRVIASDLTYGKMIVLPDDLAIYDINPENFSVARAVRMSCSLPYFFEPVRLKSKGGISMVVDGGVLSNFPIWLFDQTPKKRPVLGVKLSAREEERPKHKISNAFEMFGALFETMKDAHDARHIATKHERNIVFIPVENALSTEFHLTEEKKKELIQLGKSRTEQFFRRWSY, via the coding sequence ATGTATATCGATGGTGTTTTTTCAGGTGGTGGTATAAAAGGATTTGCCTTAATAGGAGCTTATCAAGCGATTGAAGAACAGGGCATTCGTTTTGTCCGAGTAGCAGGAACAAGCGCCGGCTCCATTCTTGCCGCTTTTATTGCAGCAGGATATACAAGCAATGAAGTTTTCAATATCATGGAATCGATCGATTTAAAATTTTTTTTAGATGAAAGAAAAACGTTGATCCCTTCCAAGATCATGAAGTGGTTAACAATCTATTGGAAAATGGGTTTGTATAAAGGGGAGAATTTAGAAAATTGGCTGCACGAAAAATTAAAGGCAAAAGGGGTTACGACTTTTGCTGATTTAAAAAAAGGGGCTTTACGTGTAATCGCCTCTGATTTAACATATGGAAAAATGATTGTTTTACCCGATGATCTCGCTATTTATGACATAAACCCTGAAAATTTTTCTGTGGCGAGAGCAGTGAGAATGAGTTGTAGTTTGCCATACTTTTTTGAGCCTGTCCGCTTAAAAAGTAAAGGTGGAATTAGTATGGTCGTTGACGGTGGTGTTTTAAGTAATTTTCCAATTTGGTTATTTGACCAAACCCCAAAAAAAAGACCTGTCCTCGGAGTGAAACTCAGCGCTAGAGAAGAGGAGAGGCCAAAACATAAGATTTCAAATGCTTTTGAAATGTTTGGTGCTTTATTTGAAACGATGAAAGATGCGCATGATGCTCGGCACATTGCCACGAAGCATGAACGGAACATCGTTTTCATTCCAGTTGAAAATGCCCTTTCAACCGAATTTCATTTGACGGAAGAAAAAAAGAAAGAGCTCATCCAGCTAGGAAAAAGTAGAACAGAACAATTTTTTCGTAGGTGGTCCTATTGA
- a CDS encoding thiosulfate reductase cytochrome b subunit (product_source=COG4117; cog=COG4117; transmembrane_helix_parts=Inside_1_6,TMhelix_7_26,Outside_27_35,TMhelix_36_53,Inside_54_125) — translation MNRYRIHPIFYLILSIAILGFAYQLIVQPMELIKEFIIWAIVLGVIIFIYRIATRNRMNSEYSAFLKAAKKSKRRYKNRAASNPLKKGKQYGKTSKSAILKKKRDHSHLTVIEGKKNKKKNGTLF, via the coding sequence ATGAACCGTTATCGTATTCATCCGATTTTCTACTTAATCCTTTCTATTGCCATTTTAGGCTTTGCCTATCAGTTAATCGTTCAGCCAATGGAGCTCATAAAAGAATTCATCATCTGGGCAATAGTTCTTGGGGTTATTATCTTCATCTATCGAATCGCTACAAGAAATCGAATGAATAGTGAATATTCTGCTTTTTTGAAAGCGGCCAAGAAGTCCAAACGAAGATATAAAAATCGAGCAGCTTCAAATCCATTAAAAAAAGGAAAGCAATACGGAAAGACTTCAAAATCTGCCATTTTGAAAAAGAAAAGAGATCACTCCCATCTTACCGTTATTGAAGGCAAAAAAAATAAAAAGAAAAATGGGACACTATTTTAA
- a CDS encoding uncharacterized protein YqhQ (product_source=COG3872; cog=COG3872; pfam=PF07136; transmembrane_helix_parts=Inside_1_103,TMhelix_104_126,Outside_127_140,TMhelix_141_163,Inside_164_205,TMhelix_206_225,Outside_226_229,TMhelix_230_252,Inside_253_311) codes for MTTEKKITYGGQAVIEGVMFGGKNHYVTAIRRQDQSIDFFHTPRKQNPTIAKLKKIPFIRGVMAIIEASANGSKHLQFSSERYDVDPKDDDNIADQKESRLSMVLGVAAVGVLSFIFGKFIFTLIPVFLAALFLPIISSDIGQILLESFFKLILLLGYIYMISLTPLIKRVFQYHGAEHKVINAYENNVPLTIEHVRQQSRLHYRCGSSFILFTVIVGVFIYMLVPTEPLYLRILNRLALIPVVLGVSFEVLQLTNKLRHKPLFKYLGYPGLWLQLLTTKEPTDDQIEVAIASFHKLLHLEEKNKNTEQIV; via the coding sequence ATGACAACAGAGAAAAAGATTACTTATGGTGGGCAGGCTGTTATAGAAGGGGTAATGTTCGGAGGAAAGAATCATTACGTCACGGCGATTCGTCGACAAGATCAATCTATTGATTTTTTTCATACACCCCGAAAACAAAATCCTACCATTGCTAAGTTAAAAAAAATCCCCTTTATTCGTGGAGTTATGGCCATTATTGAAGCTAGTGCAAACGGTTCAAAACATCTTCAATTCTCTTCCGAACGGTACGATGTTGATCCGAAAGATGACGATAACATCGCTGATCAAAAAGAGTCTAGACTATCGATGGTTTTAGGGGTTGCCGCTGTAGGTGTTTTATCGTTTATTTTTGGGAAATTTATTTTTACGCTTATTCCAGTTTTTTTAGCTGCTTTATTTCTTCCGATTATTTCAAGTGATATTGGCCAAATATTGTTGGAAAGTTTTTTTAAACTAATTTTGTTATTAGGGTACATTTATATGATCTCGTTAACACCTTTAATTAAACGAGTTTTTCAGTATCATGGCGCTGAACATAAAGTCATTAATGCCTATGAAAATAATGTGCCTTTAACTATTGAACATGTTCGGCAGCAGTCAAGATTACATTATCGTTGCGGCTCTAGCTTTATATTATTTACCGTTATTGTTGGGGTCTTTATTTACATGCTTGTACCTACAGAACCATTGTACTTGAGAATTTTGAATCGTTTAGCCCTCATACCAGTAGTTCTTGGGGTTTCTTTTGAAGTGCTGCAATTAACAAACAAGCTTCGTCATAAACCACTATTTAAATATCTTGGTTATCCAGGTTTATGGCTGCAGCTGTTAACAACTAAAGAGCCGACAGACGATCAAATTGAAGTTGCTATCGCCAGTTTTCATAAACTGTTACATTTAGAGGAAAAAAACAAAAATACAGAACAGATTGTGTAA
- a CDS encoding uncharacterized protein YacL (product_source=COG4956; cath_funfam=1.20.5.820; cog=COG4956; pfam=PF11085; superfamily=103473; transmembrane_helix_parts=Inside_1_34,TMhelix_35_57,Outside_58_79,TMhelix_80_102,Inside_103_106,TMhelix_107_129,Outside_130_143,TMhelix_144_166,Inside_167_176) has product MTDLQNVEKAREEGKENQKLEQNQKEPPMSIFAKVMLIGFVGGVFWSFIGYIAYIFHFTKISPNLILTPFAVGDWKYDTIGNVIGILLNGLMSILVALLYYVTLKKFLSLWSGILFGVVLWVFVFYVLTPIFPNLDSFTKLDVNTNVTSICMFILFGVFVGYSISFEHNELTVKKQ; this is encoded by the coding sequence ATGACCGATCTGCAGAATGTTGAAAAAGCTCGTGAGGAAGGAAAAGAAAATCAAAAACTAGAACAAAATCAAAAAGAACCACCGATGTCTATTTTTGCAAAAGTGATGTTGATAGGTTTTGTTGGTGGAGTTTTTTGGAGTTTTATCGGTTATATAGCCTACATATTTCATTTTACGAAAATTAGTCCTAATCTCATTTTAACACCATTTGCTGTCGGAGACTGGAAATACGATACAATTGGAAATGTTATTGGGATATTGCTAAATGGCCTTATGTCGATTCTTGTAGCCCTTTTGTATTATGTAACTTTAAAAAAATTTTTGTCATTGTGGTCAGGTATCTTGTTTGGTGTTGTTCTGTGGGTATTCGTTTTTTATGTGTTAACACCGATATTTCCAAATTTAGACTCTTTTACAAAATTGGATGTCAATACAAATGTTACATCCATATGTATGTTTATTTTATTTGGTGTGTTTGTTGGATACTCCATTTCCTTTGAACATAACGAATTAACTGTCAAGAAACAATAA
- a CDS encoding 3-dehydroquinate dehydratase-2 (product_source=KO:K03786; cath_funfam=3.40.50.9100; cog=COG0757; ko=KO:K03786; pfam=PF01220; superfamily=52304; tigrfam=TIGR01088): MVKILVLNGPNLNRLGVREPAVYGKKTLKDLEEDLCQFSKNEKVQFSFFQSNHEGDVIDAIHDAEERFDGIILNPGAFTHYSYAIRDAISSVSIPVVEVHISNVHNRESFRHHSVTAPATIGQIVGFGFYGYQLAAQALIHHIRGNEGEITEN; encoded by the coding sequence ATGGTGAAAATTCTTGTGCTGAATGGTCCGAATTTAAATCGACTTGGTGTTCGCGAACCGGCAGTATATGGGAAGAAAACGTTAAAAGATTTAGAAGAAGATTTATGCCAATTTTCAAAAAACGAAAAGGTTCAGTTTTCCTTTTTTCAATCGAACCATGAAGGGGATGTAATTGATGCCATTCACGATGCTGAAGAACGTTTTGATGGCATTATTTTAAATCCTGGTGCTTTTACACATTATAGTTATGCCATACGGGATGCGATTAGTAGTGTCTCGATTCCAGTCGTAGAAGTTCACATTTCAAATGTCCATAATCGAGAGTCATTTCGACATCATTCTGTAACAGCACCTGCAACGATCGGTCAAATCGTAGGATTTGGCTTTTATGGATATCAACTAGCTGCACAAGCATTAATCCATCATATAAGGGGGAATGAAGGTGAAATTACAGAAAATTAG
- a CDS encoding Xaa-Pro aminopeptidase (product_source=KO:K01262; cath_funfam=3.40.350.10,3.90.230.10; cog=COG0006; ko=KO:K01262; pfam=PF00557,PF01321; superfamily=55920), protein MKLQKIRERLEELGIDGLLITNSYNRRYMTGFTGTAGVALIAKSHSVFITDFRYVKQAEEQVKGFEIVEHKGMIAHEVAIQANKIGIKKLGFEERDMTYSDYKIYEKVLENIQLVPVSNAVEKLRLIKTNEEIKILKEAAEIADAAFSHILNFIRPGLKEIEVANELELYMRKHGASSSSFDIIVASGYRSALPHGVASEKVIEKGELVTLDFGAYYKGYCSDITRTIAVGEPDQELKKIYQIVLEAQLCGMKNIKPGMTGRQADQLTREYITEKGYGDYFGHSTGHGIGLEVHEGPTLSVRSDIVLEPGMVVTVEPGIYLPGKGGVRIEDDTVLTATGNESLTHSSKELIIL, encoded by the coding sequence GTGAAATTACAGAAAATTAGAGAACGTCTTGAAGAACTTGGAATTGATGGCCTGTTAATCACCAATTCCTACAATAGACGTTACATGACAGGGTTTACAGGAACGGCTGGTGTGGCGTTAATAGCTAAGAGTCATTCTGTCTTTATTACCGATTTTCGTTACGTCAAACAGGCAGAGGAACAAGTAAAAGGCTTTGAAATAGTAGAGCATAAAGGAATGATCGCTCACGAAGTGGCAATCCAAGCTAATAAAATTGGTATAAAAAAGCTTGGATTTGAAGAGAGGGACATGACCTATTCCGATTATAAGATTTACGAAAAAGTTTTAGAAAATATACAGCTTGTGCCTGTTTCCAATGCAGTTGAAAAGTTACGCTTGATTAAGACGAACGAAGAGATTAAGATATTAAAGGAAGCAGCTGAAATTGCCGATGCAGCTTTTTCTCATATATTAAATTTTATCCGTCCAGGGCTCAAAGAGATTGAAGTAGCTAATGAACTCGAATTATATATGCGTAAACATGGTGCTAGTTCATCCTCTTTTGACATCATTGTTGCATCAGGATACCGCTCCGCATTGCCGCACGGTGTTGCCAGCGAAAAAGTCATTGAAAAAGGAGAGCTTGTTACCTTGGACTTTGGAGCGTATTATAAAGGATATTGCTCCGATATTACTCGAACAATTGCTGTCGGTGAACCTGATCAAGAACTGAAAAAGATTTATCAAATTGTATTAGAAGCACAGCTTTGTGGAATGAAAAACATCAAGCCAGGAATGACTGGAAGACAAGCAGATCAACTGACTAGAGAATACATAACGGAAAAGGGATATGGTGACTATTTCGGACATTCAACAGGGCATGGAATTGGCTTAGAAGTACATGAAGGCCCAACATTATCTGTTCGTTCTGATATTGTTTTAGAACCTGGAATGGTTGTGACGGTCGAACCGGGAATTTATCTACCTGGAAAAGGTGGCGTACGAATAGAGGATGACACAGTATTAACAGCTACAGGAAATGAATCACTTACTCATTCATCGAAGGAATTAATCATTTTATAA